Within Colletotrichum destructivum chromosome 11, complete sequence, the genomic segment AGCCTCGTGTCTTCTTGTTCTGGCTCCCTCACCCCCCATCCCCTTGACTTACATCTTGAGATAGTATATCACCCGTACTCGACAATAGGCACTGAGTACATGCAGTGGCCAAGTGACACTTTCTCTTTGGACCCCCTTCAGCTATCGAAGAGGTATCATAGCTAAACCATCCCTTGTGCAACGGACATCGAATTAGTATACAGTCCAACCTACCCATATCAGACCTCCGTACTCAACCTGTCCTGACAGACAATGTCGACACAAACTCCAACAGAAGACACGGGCTATAACCGCAAAAGACGCAAAATCCGCAAGTCCTGCAACGCTTGCAGCTCCCAAAAGATTCGCCGCGGCAAACAAAATCCCAAATGCCAGCGATGCGAAGCAAAGGGCCTCGAATGCGCATAATACCTGCGCCTTGAGATTACAGGGGTTCATGGCTCTGATGCTGGCAATGGTAATAGGGTCTCTTACGTTTACGATGACCTCACGCAGGGTTTGAACTTGAGACGGTCTTTGGTTCTGTGGGTTATGCATGCTTGCTATTACTCCTCCTCTGGCGGCTACACTAGCATAGTACTGTGCAGCGTTCCCCTGATTCATCGGTCCCAGTGCTTTAATATCCCTCACCATCTTGACCGTCAGATCGCTGGCTTTCAgcgcctccttggcggctGTGTTAGTGTCCTTGTTAGTGCTTGTGTTCTCCTTGATTTCGGCTGTGTTTTGTTGGATTGTGATTCTGATGCTGCTTGTGGTTCGGGTGGTGTTCTCATTGGCTGCCTTTGTCTCCATCCGCAAATCTTCAATCGCCTGGTGGACGTGACCGATGTCGGGGATGTTCTGTATCTTGACTATGAGTGCTAGGGTCCCGCTAAACGCGGCCCTGACTCCTTGAGGCTGGATAGGTTGACCGTTTGCTATGTCGATCGACTTCAGTGCTGTCTGGAGATATGTGCTTAGTTCTGCGGCGTGCTCTCGGTATGGCGTTGGCCAGGGCTGATCCTTGGGCCATGGGGTTGCCATGATGCCTGCGTCGCTATGGGCTTCACGACGGGCAAAAGGCTATCCAATTGACCGGTTAAATCGTGTTGTGGCGCTTGTATTTGCTCCGATTTCAAAAATCTCGTTCTCGCTGTTGTAGATGTTTGCGACGCGGTTGATGTTCGATTGTAGAGCCGTGCTGTCGTATGATGTTTGCTCTCTAAGCAATGGCACGGGAAACCCCCGCACTAATCTAAGAGAAATTACAATTCCCAACAATTTTGGATTCCAGATACGGGCAGTATTCAGTTGGGCCGGAAATTGTTGGGACTGTAGCATGCCCAGAATACTCGGGTGCCTCGGCATTGGTTGAATGGGTTTCAGCATTGGGCAAGGGCGATAAACTTTGGGCTTCAAACTCTCTTTCCAAAGCTTAGCCAACACTGACTAATTTTGGTCTTGGCTGTCGTTGTTCGTCCCCCAAAGATAAAGCTTTGGGAGCTCGAAATTTAGTTGCAATGTTATGTTTGGCCTTCCCCGCATCCTGGTCAGAGTCGCGAAACTAAAAGGCAGAAGGATCCGCTTCACGTCATGTGATGCGGACGACATCAATCTGGTTTCAATTATCTCGCTTGAATAATTAGAATCTCAAGTTTCTCACTATTTACACGTGAAACGACACTACACCGTGGGGAAGCCCCATTTCCCGCAGAGAGTCAAACAGAGTATCCAAGAACACCGGCCGAGAGAAAGATGTCTAGAGAGTCCACAGATCCAACGATCGCTCTCGTGACTGGGGCAAATCAGGGCATTGGCTACGAAATAGTCAAACAATTGGCTTCGCAACATCCAGACTATCACATACTTATgacagggcggcggcaagacgcCATTACAAAAGCAGCTTCAGAACTCCAAGCAGCCGGGATGAATGTCGAGCCCCTTGTACTCGATATCACCTCTGACAACAGCATCAAATCAGCCGTTGATATAGTTCAAGCCAAGTTTGGTCACCTCGATGTcctcatcaacaacgccgcTATCCTCTTAGGCAGACCGGAGGACTCAATCAGACAGAGACTCACCACTGTCTTCGACACCAACGTTTTTGGGACGATCGCCGTCACTGAAGCCTTCATACCGCTTCTTCGCAATTCTACCAAGGTCAAACGCATTGTCTTCGTCAGTTCCGGGCTTGGAAGTCTCGCCATCAGGGCAGACCTGAGCCTGCAAGCAAAGGATTACATCGAGTACGGCTCGAGCAAAGCGGCGCTCAACCACGCCGCGCTGACCTTAGCCACAAGACATAGAGAAAATGATTCTTGGAAATTCAATATCTGCTGCCCTGGCCACTGTGCCACCAGCATGACTGGGTATAACGCACCAAATGAGGCTGCACTAGGGGCAGTCCGAGCAGTTCAATTGGCGACTTTGGGGCCTGATGGAGTCAATGCGACGTTTTCTAGTCGAAA encodes:
- a CDS encoding Putative short-chain dehydrogenase/reductase SDR, NAD(P)-binding domain superfamily, which encodes MSRESTDPTIALVTGANQGIGYEIVKQLASQHPDYHILMTGRRQDAITKAASELQAAGMNVEPLVLDITSDNSIKSAVDIVQAKFGHLDVLINNAAILLGRPEDSIRQRLTTVFDTNVFGTIAVTEAFIPLLRNSTKVKRIVFVSSGLGSLAIRADLSLQAKDYIEYGSSKAALNHAALTLATRHRENDSWKFNICCPGHCATSMTGYNAPNEAALGAVRAVQLATLGPDGVNATFSSRNGPLPW